Within Pseudomonas alloputida, the genomic segment ACCCTGCACCTGCAGGCCTTTCGCCAACTGCTGCGCGAACACGACGGCCGCGAGCTGAGCCAGGCGCAGTTCGACGCCCAGGTCAGCGGCCGCGCCAACGGCGAGCTGTTCGCCGAGCTGTTCAGCGGCGCCAGTGTCGAACAGTGCCAGGCGTTGGCCGACCGCAAGGAAGCGCTGTTTCGTGCGATGTCGCCGTCGCTTGAGCCAATGCCAGGCCTGTTGCGCCTGCTGGAGCATGCCCAGGCCCATGGCATCGGCATGTGCGTGGTGACCAACGCACCGCGGCTGAACGCCGAGCACATGCTGAACGCCATGGGCCTGGGCCAGCACTTTGAACATGTGCTGGTGGCCGAAGAGCTGGCACGGCCCAAACCGGACCCGCTGCCCTACCTCACCGGCCTGCAGCGGCTGGGTGTCGAGGCCGGGCAAGCGCTGGCCTTCGAGGACTCATTGCCGGGGACGGCCGCGGCCAGTGGCGCGGGGATCTTTACCGTGGGCGTGGCCACGACGCAGACCCCGGAGCGGTTGCTGGCGGCGGGCGCCAGGCTGGTTGTCG encodes:
- a CDS encoding HAD family hydrolase, which translates into the protein MLTALLFDLDGTLTDTDTLHLQAFRQLLREHDGRELSQAQFDAQVSGRANGELFAELFSGASVEQCQALADRKEALFRAMSPSLEPMPGLLRLLEHAQAHGIGMCVVTNAPRLNAEHMLNAMGLGQHFEHVLVAEELARPKPDPLPYLTGLQRLGVEAGQALAFEDSLPGTAAASGAGIFTVGVATTQTPERLLAAGARLVVDDFNDAALWALIERMA